From a single Armatimonadota bacterium genomic region:
- a CDS encoding arabinose ABC transporter substrate-binding protein: MVRWYKLLLLAFLSMLLFGCSGGAPAEKQASDQPAEGSKIKIAFIVKQPEEPWFQLEWRFADEAAKELGFELIKIAATDSEQVLSKIENAAAQGAQGLIICTPDVRLGPAIVSKCQQRNLKLLTVDDQLLGADGKFLDVHHLGISAKKIGISLGESLIAEMGARGWKPEETGMLVVTRKELDTARERTDGAIEGAKAKGFPAGQIYETPQKTTDVPGGRDAATVVLTQHPNVKYWLIAGMNDSASMGAVRATEAFNIPAERVIGIGINGDSALEDLKKEKPTGLFGSILLQAKRHGHDTCEMMFKWLKEGVEPPRITYTDGILITRDNYKKVLEEQGLIP; the protein is encoded by the coding sequence ATGGTTCGCTGGTACAAGCTCCTGCTTCTCGCCTTCTTGTCCATGCTCTTGTTCGGCTGCAGCGGAGGGGCTCCGGCGGAGAAACAAGCGTCGGACCAGCCCGCCGAAGGATCGAAGATCAAGATCGCATTCATCGTCAAGCAGCCGGAAGAACCCTGGTTTCAGCTTGAATGGCGGTTCGCGGATGAGGCGGCCAAGGAACTGGGCTTCGAGCTGATCAAAATCGCGGCGACCGATAGTGAGCAGGTCCTAAGCAAGATCGAGAATGCGGCCGCTCAAGGCGCTCAAGGGCTGATCATCTGCACCCCCGACGTCCGCCTGGGACCGGCAATCGTCTCAAAATGCCAACAAAGGAACCTCAAGCTCCTGACGGTTGACGATCAGCTTTTGGGAGCGGACGGCAAGTTCCTCGACGTCCACCACCTCGGGATCAGCGCGAAGAAGATAGGCATCTCGCTGGGCGAGTCCCTGATTGCCGAGATGGGCGCACGCGGCTGGAAGCCTGAGGAAACCGGGATGCTCGTGGTCACTCGCAAAGAACTTGACACGGCGCGGGAAAGGACGGACGGCGCCATCGAGGGCGCCAAGGCCAAGGGCTTCCCGGCCGGACAGATCTACGAGACCCCCCAGAAAACGACCGACGTACCTGGCGGGCGCGATGCGGCAACCGTCGTTTTGACCCAGCACCCTAACGTCAAGTACTGGCTCATCGCAGGCATGAACGACTCTGCCTCGATGGGTGCGGTTCGGGCCACGGAGGCCTTCAACATCCCGGCGGAACGCGTAATAGGAATTGGGATCAACGGCGACTCGGCGCTGGAGGACCTGAAGAAGGAGAAGCCAACGGGCCTTTTTGGGTCGATCCTCCTACAAGCGAAACGGCACGGCCACGACACCTGCGAGATGATGTTCAAGTGGCTCAAAGAGGGGGTCGAGCCCCCCAGAATCACTTACACCGACGGGATCCTGATCACCCGGGACAACTACAAAAAGGTCCTTGAAGAGCAGGGCCTGATCCCCTAA
- a CDS encoding helix-turn-helix transcriptional regulator, whose translation MTDKNLSPREAEIVELAIQGLTNEAIAENLGLSIGSVNAYWLRIRMKVGGVGPTVSVAHLIKERAERALRAANVDMANLSDHVARSERSLLELRASVALLHLAMEQILSAVWATDKELTLCIIANGAMPKSHLGVVWEVGKTVYQIFKTDDPKSPAIAAHLDALKGIESMIRLEGEFHKMVLRALPLRDETQMIMGCIGIMNYVGE comes from the coding sequence ATGACCGACAAAAACCTCTCCCCGCGCGAAGCCGAGATCGTCGAACTGGCGATCCAGGGCCTTACCAACGAAGCGATCGCTGAGAATCTCGGCCTCAGCATCGGATCGGTGAACGCCTACTGGCTGCGAATTCGCATGAAAGTAGGTGGGGTCGGGCCTACGGTCTCGGTGGCACACCTCATCAAAGAGCGCGCGGAAAGGGCGCTCCGTGCGGCAAACGTGGATATGGCCAACCTTAGCGACCACGTTGCGAGAAGCGAGCGCTCGCTCTTGGAGTTGCGAGCATCGGTCGCGCTTCTGCACCTTGCCATGGAGCAAATCCTCTCGGCCGTGTGGGCCACCGACAAGGAGTTGACGCTCTGCATCATCGCCAACGGCGCCATGCCAAAAAGCCACCTTGGCGTCGTGTGGGAGGTGGGCAAGACGGTCTACCAGATCTTCAAGACCGACGACCCCAAATCTCCGGCCATCGCCGCTCACTTGGACGCCTTGAAGGGTATCGAATCCATGATCAGGCTAGAAGGCGAGTTCCACAAGATGGTGCTGCGGGCGCTCCCCCTGCGCGATGAGACCCAGATGATCATGGGCTGCATCGGCATCATGAATTACGTCGGAGAGTAG
- a CDS encoding DUF1003 domain-containing protein: MPKYRTLTEQRAKELHEELLRASNTNLADIIERNIDLIELRRRKEFSGRTRQERFADVITAWTGSMAFFYFHLVWFFLWISINLRWIPAFEPFDQYPFGLLTMVVSLEAIFLSTFVLVSQNKEAMLNAQHEGLDLQINLLAEYEITRMLRLVDKIAAKMGVEDPYDAEIDQLCMPVAPEVVLKAIELKRQAPK, translated from the coding sequence ATGCCAAAGTACAGAACACTTACTGAACAGCGCGCGAAGGAACTTCACGAGGAACTGTTAAGAGCGAGCAACACCAACCTCGCCGACATCATCGAAAGAAACATCGACCTCATTGAGCTGCGGCGGCGAAAGGAGTTCTCAGGCCGAACGCGTCAAGAGAGGTTTGCCGACGTCATAACGGCCTGGACGGGCAGTATGGCGTTCTTCTATTTCCACCTCGTTTGGTTCTTCCTTTGGATCTCGATCAACCTTCGATGGATTCCCGCGTTCGAGCCATTCGATCAGTACCCCTTCGGGCTGCTCACTATGGTCGTGTCGCTCGAGGCGATCTTCCTCTCTACGTTCGTGCTGGTTTCACAGAACAAGGAGGCGATGCTGAACGCCCAGCACGAGGGCCTGGACCTTCAAATCAACCTCCTTGCCGAGTACGAAATCACACGGATGCTTCGACTGGTAGACAAGATCGCCGCGAAGATGGGTGTTGAGGATCCTTACGATGCGGAGATCGACCAGCTTTGTATGCCGGTCGCCCCCGAAGTCGTGCTCAAAGCCATTGAGCTCAAGCGCCAAGCGCCCAAGTGA
- a CDS encoding PEP-CTERM sorting domain-containing protein — protein MKPEKLAAVLAAALCVGVAQADVLIDNFSTGPYFKSLTAGTDLNVQTGTMVGLSRTTLMTVEANPFGQRYELSIGSGFAVSNSGTNVDGRLSVSYGYQSDGFGGLVTDNLNLDLSNQDRLRIRFLSNDRNLWTTVTLVTNGPANTSAVSHLVAGDQYVPFTQDFMLADLVGTTDLSDVDQIEVSFDSLPSGDFAMESITAVPEPAGLLAIGVGMAGVIARRRRRS, from the coding sequence TTGAAACCTGAAAAGTTGGCTGCTGTTTTGGCTGCAGCTCTTTGCGTTGGCGTAGCTCAGGCTGATGTCTTGATTGACAACTTCAGCACTGGACCCTACTTTAAGTCCCTGACCGCGGGAACCGACCTAAACGTTCAAACCGGGACGATGGTTGGGCTATCCCGAACCACGCTCATGACTGTCGAGGCAAATCCGTTTGGCCAGAGATACGAGCTCAGCATCGGAAGCGGATTCGCTGTCTCGAACAGCGGGACCAATGTTGATGGAAGGCTGTCCGTGAGCTACGGATACCAGTCGGACGGCTTTGGGGGATTGGTGACGGATAATCTGAATCTCGATCTTTCAAACCAGGATCGTCTTCGGATCAGGTTCCTCAGCAACGACCGAAACCTCTGGACTACGGTGACTCTCGTCACCAACGGACCAGCAAACACTTCTGCCGTGTCGCACTTGGTCGCTGGCGACCAGTACGTTCCGTTTACGCAAGACTTCATGCTTGCCGACTTGGTCGGAACCACAGACCTATCGGATGTGGACCAGATCGAAGTCTCGTTTGATTCGCTGCCGAGTGGCGACTTTGCGATGGAGAGCATTACTGCTGTACCCGAGCCTGCCGGCCTCTTGGCCATCGGAGTCGGTATGGCGGGCGTGATTGCTCGACGTCGACGTAGGTCTTAA
- a CDS encoding copper amine oxidase N-terminal domain-containing protein produces MITARFLNNQGPLTQKLTMALAFAALSLASVASAQDIRATVDGNLVNFPDVKPVMMNGRVMVPVRGVFEHMNATVDWDNDARSVNAQHGSTSIRLPIDSYKATVNGRQVDLDSPATIYRGRTMVPLRFLSEALGGSVDWIAQSRTVEILTAGSNNNNNDNGYSVMRMDAGTVIPFGLNQQLSSNGSSVGDRFTASLDTDGASNYQGMARGSTLEGHVEVARAKTGDMPGVLGLAFDRIRMADGRTYPIYGSLIGLDSKSVENENGRLTAKPGARDDNLKYVGYGAGGGALLAVLTKGNVINNSLIGAALGFLYGEIQKNPSKSQNVTSAAGTKFGVRLTRDLSFRVMATIPEKH; encoded by the coding sequence ATGATTACCGCTAGATTCCTGAACAATCAAGGGCCGCTGACGCAGAAACTGACCATGGCGTTAGCCTTTGCAGCCCTCTCGCTCGCAAGCGTGGCGAGCGCACAAGATATCCGAGCCACCGTCGATGGCAATCTTGTCAACTTTCCCGACGTTAAGCCTGTGATGATGAACGGACGCGTGATGGTCCCCGTGCGAGGCGTGTTCGAACACATGAACGCGACCGTCGACTGGGACAACGATGCCCGTAGCGTCAATGCCCAACACGGTTCCACCTCCATTCGGTTGCCGATCGACTCCTACAAGGCCACGGTCAACGGCCGACAGGTCGATTTGGATTCGCCTGCGACCATCTATCGGGGCCGCACGATGGTTCCGCTGCGCTTCCTCAGTGAAGCGTTGGGTGGAAGCGTGGACTGGATCGCCCAATCCCGCACCGTGGAGATCCTCACGGCCGGATCGAACAATAACAACAACGACAACGGTTACAGCGTGATGCGCATGGATGCGGGCACGGTGATCCCGTTCGGACTGAACCAGCAGCTTAGCTCGAACGGTTCCTCCGTTGGAGACAGGTTCACCGCCAGCTTGGATACGGATGGCGCTTCGAACTACCAAGGCATGGCCAGAGGGTCGACTCTCGAAGGCCACGTCGAGGTAGCACGCGCTAAGACCGGTGACATGCCGGGTGTGCTCGGGCTCGCCTTTGACAGGATCCGTATGGCCGACGGCCGCACTTACCCGATCTACGGATCTCTGATCGGCCTCGACTCTAAGAGCGTCGAAAACGAGAACGGACGTCTGACCGCGAAGCCGGGAGCCAGAGACGACAACTTGAAGTATGTGGGCTATGGAGCCGGCGGTGGCGCTTTGCTTGCCGTGCTGACCAAGGGCAACGTAATCAACAATTCCCTGATCGGCGCCGCCCTTGGATTCCTCTACGGTGAGATCCAGAAGAACCCTTCCAAGTCACAGAACGTGACCTCGGCCGCAGGCACGAAGTTCGGCGTGAGACTCACGCGGGACCTCTCGTTCCGAGTCATGGCCACAATCCCCGAAAAGCACTGA
- a CDS encoding HlyD family efflux transporter periplasmic adaptor subunit, producing the protein MKRQDLVGYSFFDGRLLVPEGARATAYAPYDTKVASLVTGIGKLVRRGDPIIRLEVPGADAATTAAKSNVDAARADYSAQKGSSSDPLHEAQRALAEAQASEKAARDTVANGGQADIEYAAQVRMDAQAVLKQVQQELRDTLQPSKDALRRASETLVSARADAAKGVVRAPISGTVVWLEAQPGMAVTGKQLLATVINFDVVRVQGLVPAELKDLVAKNSRVIIAMSGPNSDPFDGVVLDVTVVPPVEGKTGPGYLASIRFLAPRAIAQPVLSVKRIGVRTGSLKGVLVVPVGALTTKDGKSTVNVQSGETWVVTEVQTGMTDGALVEIKSGLAEGAVVRVISEE; encoded by the coding sequence GTGAAACGCCAGGACCTCGTCGGCTACAGCTTCTTTGATGGCAGGCTCCTTGTTCCTGAGGGCGCTCGCGCGACGGCCTACGCTCCTTACGACACGAAGGTTGCCTCCCTCGTTACAGGCATTGGAAAGCTTGTTCGCAGGGGCGATCCCATTATCAGGCTCGAAGTCCCTGGCGCAGACGCCGCTACGACTGCCGCCAAGTCGAATGTCGATGCCGCGCGCGCCGACTACTCGGCGCAGAAGGGCTCAAGTTCAGATCCGCTTCACGAGGCTCAGCGCGCATTGGCCGAGGCGCAAGCATCAGAAAAGGCAGCCCGCGACACCGTTGCCAATGGCGGCCAAGCCGACATCGAATACGCTGCCCAAGTTAGAATGGATGCCCAAGCTGTGCTCAAACAGGTTCAGCAAGAGCTTCGCGACACGCTGCAACCTTCGAAGGACGCCTTGCGCCGAGCCTCTGAAACCCTCGTTTCTGCGAGAGCCGACGCCGCTAAGGGAGTCGTTCGCGCACCCATTTCAGGGACCGTTGTGTGGCTCGAAGCTCAGCCCGGAATGGCCGTAACAGGTAAGCAGCTTCTGGCAACGGTCATCAACTTCGACGTTGTACGCGTGCAAGGCTTGGTGCCGGCCGAGCTCAAGGACCTCGTCGCCAAGAACTCTCGCGTGATCATTGCCATGAGTGGTCCCAATTCGGATCCCTTCGACGGTGTCGTCCTCGACGTCACTGTCGTACCGCCAGTCGAGGGAAAGACGGGGCCCGGATATCTGGCATCGATCCGGTTCCTCGCTCCGCGCGCGATCGCCCAGCCCGTTTTGTCGGTCAAGCGCATCGGCGTCAGAACAGGCTCCCTCAAAGGAGTCCTCGTCGTGCCCGTGGGAGCCTTGACCACGAAGGATGGGAAGTCCACCGTAAACGTTCAAAGCGGGGAAACGTGGGTGGTAACGGAGGTCCAAACCGGCATGACCGATGGCGCGCTCGTGGAAATAAAGTCCGGGCTCGCTGAGGGCGCGGTTGTAAGAGTGATCAGTGAAGAGTGA
- a CDS encoding RNA polymerase sigma factor — protein sequence MNQSAINQDILIDRARNGDQDALDILLRDHRQLAFKYALHWTHDLDDAADIVSETLIRVQRGITSYSGQGSFSTWLHRITSNCFLTMKRKERMRKETSLNVLKVEDDGESELRIEDKGLSPFDVAATNDELQTLLRAFRRLPRHQEELLRTHFLEMRSYRETARLLGIPIGTVKSSIFRARCKLARLTLH from the coding sequence ATGAATCAATCTGCAATTAATCAGGACATTTTGATTGACCGGGCACGGAATGGAGACCAGGATGCGCTAGACATTCTCTTAAGGGATCATAGACAGCTTGCCTTCAAGTATGCTCTGCACTGGACGCACGATCTTGACGATGCAGCGGACATCGTCTCGGAAACGTTGATCCGCGTTCAAAGGGGAATCACAAGCTACAGCGGCCAAGGGTCTTTCTCGACATGGCTGCACCGTATCACCTCCAACTGCTTCCTTACCATGAAACGGAAGGAGAGGATGAGAAAAGAGACAAGCCTAAACGTGCTCAAGGTGGAAGACGACGGTGAGTCAGAACTCCGGATCGAGGATAAGGGCCTTTCCCCGTTCGACGTGGCCGCCACGAATGACGAGCTTCAAACCCTCCTAAGGGCATTCCGGCGATTGCCGCGCCACCAGGAGGAGCTGCTTCGCACCCATTTCTTAGAGATGCGGTCCTATAGGGAGACGGCACGGCTTCTGGGAATACCCATTGGGACAGTAAAGAGCAGCATCTTTCGAGCGCGCTGCAAGCTAGCCAGACTCACTCTTCACTGA
- a CDS encoding helix-turn-helix transcriptional regulator — protein MFRDARRTKARQSGRVVTMAPATGEELSGIDERTSLSSREVEILTLLANGSSSKEVASALYLSKRTVDFHLGNAYQKLGVGNRVQAILAIGRMNLVPDEPAFEYVAKVVDDICAEAR, from the coding sequence ATGTTCAGAGATGCCCGACGAACGAAAGCACGCCAATCAGGGAGAGTAGTAACCATGGCACCTGCAACTGGCGAAGAATTATCTGGAATCGACGAAAGAACGAGCCTCTCGAGCCGTGAGGTTGAGATCCTCACCCTCCTGGCCAACGGGAGCTCCAGCAAAGAAGTAGCCAGCGCGCTATATCTATCAAAGCGAACCGTCGACTTCCATCTCGGAAACGCCTACCAAAAACTCGGAGTGGGCAATCGTGTGCAGGCCATCCTGGCGATTGGGCGAATGAACCTCGTTCCTGATGAGCCGGCTTTCGAGTACGTCGCAAAAGTGGTAGACGATATCTGCGCGGAGGCACGATAA
- a CDS encoding helix-turn-helix transcriptional regulator, translating into MSNLSDREGQVLSMAAKGYTDDRIAAELDISVATVRGYWLRVRGKLGGKTRTELVARWLLERSSVEGDRVAQAHRDQTHHQLQEFKRLLADERSSVDRLLKGGTDGQRKRVGDIRRSSDQSMREADGAMPGHAGQGELE; encoded by the coding sequence ATGAGCAACTTATCAGATCGAGAGGGCCAGGTGCTCTCCATGGCTGCGAAGGGCTATACCGATGACAGGATCGCCGCCGAACTTGATATCTCGGTCGCGACGGTTCGAGGCTATTGGCTTCGTGTTCGCGGCAAGCTGGGAGGCAAGACCCGCACCGAACTCGTTGCGAGGTGGCTTTTGGAGAGGTCGAGCGTGGAAGGCGACCGAGTTGCGCAGGCGCATCGAGACCAGACCCATCACCAACTCCAGGAGTTCAAGAGGCTTCTTGCCGACGAGCGGTCCTCCGTCGACCGGCTTCTGAAGGGCGGCACGGACGGCCAGCGCAAACGCGTGGGCGATATTCGGCGTAGTTCGGACCAGTCGATGCGTGAGGCCGACGGCGCTATGCCCGGCCATGCGGGGCAAGGGGAGCTTGAATAG
- the araH gene encoding L-arabinose ABC transporter permease AraH (Part of the ABC transporter complex AraFGH involved in the high affinity transport of arabinose), translating into MGKNLRILWDRAGIGLVLVGLLIYAATVPNFATATNLVYSLGLSLTTTGIVACGMLFCLASGDFDLSVGSVAAFAGTLTAVLLAKGLGAVPSLFIALLASMAIGAVNGAIIAVVGINALITTLATMQIVRGTAYLLNDGNSLGIGDETVAKIGTGNLAGIPMPIWILVLCLVVFGLLLHRTVFGRHTLAIGGNKEATFYAGVPLSRVKITIFALQALLAGLAGVVSSAQQQLGDPKSMMGLELRVISACVLGGVSLTGGLGSIFHVVVGVLIMGTVQNVMDLKSVPTFYQYLISGAILLAAVMLDRLKTRSKPGKA; encoded by the coding sequence ATGGGCAAGAACCTGCGCATCCTCTGGGACCGGGCCGGAATTGGCCTTGTGCTTGTGGGCTTGCTCATCTACGCGGCAACCGTCCCCAACTTCGCCACCGCCACCAACCTTGTCTACTCGCTCGGGCTCAGCCTCACCACCACGGGCATCGTGGCTTGCGGGATGCTGTTCTGCCTGGCATCGGGCGATTTCGACCTTTCCGTGGGCTCTGTGGCAGCGTTTGCGGGCACTCTGACGGCGGTGCTTCTCGCCAAGGGCCTGGGAGCCGTTCCATCCCTCTTCATTGCCTTGTTGGCGAGCATGGCGATAGGCGCTGTGAACGGGGCAATTATCGCGGTGGTGGGCATCAACGCCCTGATCACCACCCTGGCGACCATGCAGATCGTGCGCGGGACCGCCTACCTTTTGAACGATGGCAACTCGCTCGGAATTGGGGACGAAACGGTGGCCAAGATTGGAACGGGCAACCTCGCCGGCATCCCAATGCCCATCTGGATCCTCGTGCTCTGTTTGGTGGTGTTTGGCCTGCTTCTTCATCGCACGGTTTTCGGAAGGCACACGCTCGCCATCGGGGGCAACAAGGAAGCGACGTTCTACGCCGGCGTGCCGCTATCGAGGGTCAAGATTACGATCTTCGCCCTCCAGGCCCTGCTGGCGGGGCTCGCGGGGGTAGTGAGCTCGGCGCAGCAGCAGCTCGGCGACCCAAAAAGCATGATGGGCCTAGAGCTCAGGGTCATTAGTGCCTGTGTGCTTGGCGGTGTGTCTTTGACGGGTGGGCTCGGGTCGATCTTTCACGTCGTGGTCGGGGTGCTCATCATGGGCACCGTTCAGAACGTGATGGACCTGAAGAGCGTGCCGACCTTCTATCAGTACTTGATCTCAGGGGCGATTCTGCTGGCAGCCGTCATGCTGGACCGCCTCAAAACTCGGAGCAAGCCTGGCAAGGCCTGA
- a CDS encoding helix-turn-helix transcriptional regulator: MSTHELSPRESQIVELAIQGLTNEGIAHKLDLSVGTVNTYWLRIRMKVGGVGRTDSVAKVIKDRADVALRAANVDRDNLTDHVAEREHTLLELRASHSLLELAMEQIKSACWATDKSLTLSIIANGEMPTSHCGVVWQTGKTVYEKFKSTDPAFPPVAAHLEALKGLETTLRLKGEFSKMVLRAMPLLDEAHEIMGTIGIMNYVEE; the protein is encoded by the coding sequence ATGAGCACGCATGAACTATCGCCGCGTGAATCCCAGATCGTCGAACTCGCGATCCAAGGGCTCACCAACGAGGGAATCGCCCACAAGCTCGATCTGAGCGTGGGCACAGTGAACACGTATTGGCTTCGCATCCGCATGAAGGTGGGCGGGGTTGGCCGCACGGATTCGGTGGCCAAAGTCATCAAGGACCGTGCAGACGTGGCGTTGCGCGCCGCAAACGTCGACCGGGACAATCTCACCGACCACGTAGCGGAAAGGGAGCACACGCTCCTGGAGCTGCGGGCCTCGCACTCGCTGCTCGAGCTCGCGATGGAGCAGATCAAGTCCGCCTGCTGGGCGACCGACAAGAGCCTGACGCTTTCCATCATCGCGAACGGCGAGATGCCGACCAGCCACTGTGGTGTGGTTTGGCAGACAGGCAAGACGGTTTACGAGAAATTCAAATCGACGGACCCCGCCTTTCCGCCCGTCGCCGCGCATTTAGAAGCCTTGAAAGGCTTGGAAACCACCCTCAGGCTGAAAGGCGAGTTCAGCAAGATGGTATTGCGGGCCATGCCGCTTCTGGACGAGGCCCATGAGATCATGGGCACGATCGGCATCATGAACTACGTGGAGGAGTGA
- a CDS encoding lmo0937 family membrane protein: MVWTIVLILGVLWLLGVLTSTTMGGLLHILLIIAVVAVVLELIRGRRSSSL; the protein is encoded by the coding sequence ATGGTTTGGACAATCGTTTTGATCCTCGGCGTTCTCTGGCTTCTGGGAGTGCTTACCTCTACGACAATGGGTGGCCTATTGCACATCCTGCTCATCATTGCTGTTGTGGCGGTGGTGCTGGAGTTGATCCGCGGCCGTCGCTCATCGAGCCTCTAG